One genomic region from Anopheles bellator chromosome 2, idAnoBellAS_SP24_06.2, whole genome shotgun sequence encodes:
- the LOC131208583 gene encoding uncharacterized protein LOC131208583 has protein sequence MGGIQSANVDRENDDADEESSTNATVDGRESVPVVGVGKTLVSVANGCEKTPPDGCTDSTVDAAPPSAPILAETDKAKGDEGGKVPENDDDDDDMLAKCRARKMTTELAAFRADLQQKRGVHLSKLIQVREELEQLRAALAEEKSRNRALIKYIQQQQQENPQEKTHPPEASCSSLNLGCQAERRSLEAHEMRERERSSRLEQSTITAAVGDDRSDTTTTITTTTSDAATNTTTITDDERRSLKKELAESQLELQQVTGETLALRSELAQLRTQLHALQDETLAESSRQNGAIRALKAQLAEAQFQLQIAQAEALSLQTDVGQLRKQVQTLKDVIKAGKEIISIREDQVEQLKGKLRQIEDTLQERELQIMSDDLRREYDRQLTNIRNLRDLYEERERVSRMERDNLLRQLDLKKSELVTEQERNKNLEALVESLQSDLTCLRAEREQTDEKLSHSQAQTKQLQLEMGVVNQFISKFLLGMSRKPTANEINIDKLAAVLEENRALLIAMTKDEAETVDTGAFLPRALYDLIAEVDEEANVESEIADAPPKEDATVEADSEGSGAEDAEFTDVQKASPEQIADKLPKVWRVLIELVNHQERAQPVPFVEGGESEECLQSVQTRNGPKTVVSVSKTYIKLKDLILEKKALKRETNRLKTLNVHLERRLETQEKRLSVVSLELTKTWHLVGKMQRQHRQLHTQEQILRYHLQQKRRLLCELKEELEYCRLKWSAARQKNIESEDQWRSLKADFAARRKQDSLNNSGESGYSDEQPSDDDEDADGGVSRKAAIPAAGCSGLSSLVPAPAIVMRFERQLLSSSLTNIYQAISTVRKVHSESDMKSLENVERANRFCNEKIEDLPPFPDGDDEDDVDTEASGLPGAKANPVPTMPTTPPTATTTGTTRTTGKRGRKKRKNTSGPETAQDMFLRLMNLGHPELPDEAQEPEQEDDETEEGTGNDNAEGEYSVNESASELSEEELEVAVVAPEPEELSSEELFQQKREARLQRMAELNSRLDQYSEQTTDHGQQRAAPGGPEGALSEDEEKYLQRRAARLERLEREAQEFRNRLSKTVNRGTEIAAQIDEIHSGFMARQAESCSSPVPGSSGLASSSSASGSGPPTVDVSCLTDKEREYTSARSERLARLEDDSKSLLRQMNQTMRRGSSLTTKLDMLHSRYAAEVPAAADSNPSPECAPDQTNSEPQESVECVEPASSVTSEDAGAVNEALLPGPYSPMGPVELVLVSDDDDGDENPEVVRAGPGSSSQPEGDSQ, from the exons ATGGGGGGTATACAGTCGGCCAACGTTGACCGGGAaaacgacgacgccgacgaggaAAGTTCAACCAACGCGACGGTCGACGGTCGAgaatcggtgccggtggtgggtgtAGGAAAAACGCTCGTCTCCGTGGCGAATGGTTGTGAAAAAACGCCACCGGATGGATGCACTGACAGCACGGTCGATGCagcgcctccatcggcgccCATCCTGGCCGAGACCGACAAAGCAAAAGGCGACGAAGGCGGTAAAGTGCCGGAgaatgatgacgacgacgacgatatgTTGGCAAAGTGTCGTGCCCGGAAAATGACAACCGAATTGGCCGCCTTCCGGGCCGACTTGCAGCAGAAGCGTGGTGTGCATCTGTCAAAGTTGATCCAGGTGCGGGAAGAATTGGAACAGCTGCGGGCAGCGCTGGCCGAGGAGAAGAGCCGCAACCGGGCCCTGATCAAGtacatccagcagcagcagcaggagaacCCGCAAGAGAAAACGCATCCCCCGGAAGCTAGTTGCAGTTCGTTGAACCTTGGCTGTCAAGCCGAGCGCCGATCACTGGAAGCGCACGAGAtgagagagcgcgagcgatCATCTCGGCTCGAACAAAGCAcgatcaccgccgccgtcggtgacGATCGTtctgacaccaccaccaccatcactactactactagtgaTGCTGctactaatactactactatCACTGACGATGAACGGCGCTCGCTGAAGAAAGAACTCGCTGAGTCACAGCTCGAATTGCAGCAGGTCACCGGCGAAACGTTGGCGCTTCGCTCGGAGCTCGCTCAGTTGCGGACGCAGCTTCACGCGCTGCAGGACGAAACGCTCGCCGAGAGCAGTCGACAGAACGGTGCGATCCGCGCGCTGAAGGCGCAACTGGCCGAAGCGCAGTTCCAGCTGCAGATCGCCCAAGCCGAGGCCCTCTCCTTGCAGACCGACGTCGGGCAGCTCCGGAAGCAAGTGCAAACGCTCAAGGACGTCATCAAGGCCGGCAAAGAGATCATCTCGATCCGCGAGGATCAGGTCGAGCAG CTGAAAGGGAAGCTGCGGCAGATCGAGGACACGCTACAGGAGCGCGAGCTGCAGATTATGTCCGACGATTTGCGTCGGGAGTATGACAGACAGCTGACAAACATTCGTAACCTGCGAGATCTGTACGAGGAGCGTGAGCGCGTCTCGAGGATGGAGCGCGACAACTTGCTGCGCCAATTGGACCTGAAGAAGAGCGAGCTGGTGACCGAGCAGGAAAG GAACAAAAACTTGGAAGCACTGGTGGAAAGTTTGCAGTCCGATCTGACCTGTCTGCGGGCCGAGCGGGAGCAAACGGACGAGAAGCTGTCCCACTCGCAGGCGCAGACGAAGCAGCTACAGCTGGAGATGGGTGTCGTGAACCAGTTCATCTCCAAGTTCCTGCTCGGCATGAGCCGCAAGCCGACGGCCAACGAGATCAACATTGACAAGCTGGCGGCCGTGCTGGAGGAGAACCGGGCGCTGCTGATCGCGATGACCAAGGATGAGGCGGAAACCGTCGACACCGGGGCCTTCCTGCCGCGGGCCCTCTACGATCTGATAGCCGAGGTGGACGAGGAGGCGAACGTAGAGTCCGAGATAGCGGACGCACCCCCGAAGGAGGACGCCACCGTCGAAGCGGACAGTGAGGGAAGCGGTGCCGAGGACGCCGAGTTTACCGACGTGCAGAAGGCTTCGCCGGAACAGATTGCTGACAAGTTGCCAAAAGTGTGGCGTGTGCTGATTGAGTTGGTGAATCACCAAGAACGGGCCCAGCCCGTACCGTTTGTG GAGGGCGGAGAAAGCGAGGAGTGCCTCCAGTCGGTGCAGACACGCAACGGGCCCAAAACGGTTGTCAGCGTGAGCAAGACGTACATCAAGTTGAAGGACCTGATACTGGAGAAGAAGGCGTTGAAGAGGGAAACGAACCGGTTGAAGACGCTAAACGTGCACCTCGAGCGGCGGCTGGAAACGCAGGAGAAGCGCCTGAGTGTCGTGAGCCTGGAGTTGACGAAAACTTGGCACCTGGTGGGGAAAATGCAG CGCCAGCATCGTCAGCTCCACACTCAGGAGCAAATCTTGCGCTACCATCTGCAGCAGAAGCGCCGACTGCTGTGCGAGCTGAAGGAGGAACTGGAGTACTGCCGGCTGAAATGGTCGGCCGCGCGCCAGAAGAACATCGAGTCCGAGGATCAATGGCGGTCGCTGAAGGCGGACTTTGCCGCGCGCCGCAAACAGGACTCGCTGAACAACTCGGGCGAGAGCGGGTACAGCGACGAGCAGccgtcggacgacgacgaagacgccGATGGCGGAGTGTCTCGGAAGGCGGCCATTCCGGCGGCCGGATGTAGCGGGTTGAGCTCGCTggttccggccccggccatCGTGATGCGGTTCGAGCGCCAGCTTCTCAGCAGCTCGCTAACGAACATCTATCAAGCGATTAGCACGGTGCGGAAGGTGCACAGCGAGTCCGATATGAAGTCGCTCGAGAACGTCGAGCGGGCAAATCGGTTTTGTAAtgaaaaaatcgaagatttGCCTCCATTtcccgacggtgacgatgaagacgacgtTGACACGGAAGCTTCCGGGCTTCCGGGCGCGAAGGCGAACCCAGTTCCCACAATGCCAACcacaccaccgacggcgacgacgactggGACGACGAGAACGACGGGGAAGCGGGGCCGGAAGAAGCGTAAAAACACGAGTGGCCCCGAAACCGCCCAGGACATGTTTTTGCGGCTGATGAATCTCGGGCACCCGGAGTTGCCGGACGAGGCGCAGGAGCCGGAACAGGAAGACGACGAGACGGAGGAGGGCACGGGAAACGATAATGCCGAGGGCGAGTATAGTGTCAACGAAAGTGCAAGTGAGCTGAGCGAAGAAGAGCTGGAGGTGGCCGTagtggcaccggaaccggaggagCTATCGAGCGAGGAGCTGTTCCAGCAGAAACGGGAAGCACGTCTGCAGCGCATGGCGGAACTGAACTCCCGTCTCGACCAGTACTCCGAGCagaccacggaccacggacagCAGAGGGCAGCACCGGGCGGGCCGGAAGGTGCGCTGAGTGAGGACGAAGAGAAGTATCTTCAAAGACGTGCCGCACGCTTGGAACGACTGGAGCGGGAAGCGCAGGAGTTCCGCAATCGGCTTTCAAAAACGGTAAACCGAGGGACGGAGATAGCGGCCCAGATCGATGAGATTCACAGTGGGTTTATGGCCCGGCAAGCGGAGTCCTGCTCGTCCCCCGTGCCAGGGTCGTCCGGTCTTGCTAGCTCCAGCTCCGCCAGTGGGTCAGGTCCGCCGACCGTAGATGTGTCCTGCTTGACCGATAAGGAGCGTGAGTACACTTCGGCCCGGTCGGAGCGGTTGGCGCGGCTCGAGGACGACAGCAAGAGTCTGCTGCGGCAGATGAACCAGACCATGCGTAGGGGATCGAGCCTGACAACAAAGCTTGACATGCTGCACTCGCGCTATGCTGCCGAGGTCCCGGCTGCCGCGGACAGCAATCCATCACCCGAGTGTGCTCCGGACCAGACCAACAGCGAGCCGCAGGAATCGGTCGAATGCGTTGAACCTGCCTCGTCCGTGACGTCAGAAGACGCCGGCGCCGTAAATGAAGCCCTGCTACCCGGACCGTATTCTCCCATGGGCCCAGTTGAGCTGGTACTGGtatcggacgacgacgatggtgacgaaaACCCGGAGGTGGTCCGGGCTGGTCCGGGCTCAAGTTCGCAGCCCGAGGGCGACTCGCAGTAA